The nucleotide sequence GACGGATCCTGTCATGCTTGCGGGGATGATCGGCGAGTCCCTGGTGTCACGCAATCGATTATCCGATGAGTTCTTCCGTCGCGAATCAGACCGCCTTGCACTGGCGTGCCAGGAAATGTCCGCGCGTTTTATTCGCGGCGGCCGGCTGCTGGCTTTCGGAAATGGCGCAAGCGCAACTGACGCGCAGCACGTGTCGGTTGAATTCGTCCATCCTGTGATCGTGGGCAAGCGCGCACTTCCCGCCCTTGATCTGTCGAGTGCATTTGTGGAATGGGCGCCTGCCATCTGCCGGCCCGACGATATCGCGATGGGATTTGCGCCGCCGGGGGATGATGCGTCGGTGACGACGACGCTCGCACGGCTCCGGGAACTTGGCGCGTTCACATTTGCGCTCAGCGGCCGCGACGCAGACTTCCAGTTGGACTCGCCATCTGCCGATCCATTTATCGCGCAGGAGGTGATAGAGATTCTCTATCATACGCTTTGGGAGACAGTACACGTTTTCTTCGAGCACAATGAACAGGGTCATGATGTTGGAAGCGCCGGCTTTCTGTATCCGTTTCTTGGTAAGGAGAAGCAGGATACGGTTGCTGTTCTCGCGAGCGTCGCCGAGTCCATCCGCGTCAAGGCGGCCGACGTCGCGAGGTTGCGGGAACAGGTTGCCGCCGCTCAGTCGGCGCAGATTGCGGCGGCCACCTTCGCTATTTCCGAAGCAGTGCGCGCCGGCGGCAAACTGATTCTCCTGGGGAATGGCGGCTCGGCGACTGACGCAAACGACTTGGCGCTGGATTGCGTCGCGCCTCCAAAGGGTTACCGGCCGGTGCCGGCGGTATCACTTTCAATGGAACCGGCGAACATAAGCGCAATCGCCAACGACATCGGCGCCGATGCGATCTTCCTGCGTCAACTCATTGCGCAGGCTGCGCCCAGTGATGTAGTGGTTGCACTGTCGACGAGCGGCGGCTCATCAAACGTCTTCGCCGCACTCGAGGAAGCGAGAAAGCGGCGGATGCCGACCGTCGCGCTGCTGGGTTACGATGGTGGTGAGATCGTGAGGCGCGGGCTCGCGGATTTTCCGGTGGTTGTCACGAGCGACTATGTTCCCCGCATTCAGGAAGTGCAGGCGTCTGTCTATCACGTGATGCGCGACATGCTCGAGGTACTGGCACATGAGTGAAGTGGAGCTCTTTGGCGGAAGCGGATGTCAATACACCGCGGAGCTGAGGGAGCAATTGATGTGGGAGCAGCGAGAGTTCGTCGAGTATGACGTCGAGACCGATGTCGTCGCGCTGCGGCGGATGATCGAGCTTACCGGCGGGCAGCGCACCGTTCCGGTTCTGGTCGTGGATGGCCGTGTCGAGCAGATAGGCTGGCACGGACGCGGGTGCACAGTCTCGCCACCGTGATGTCCCGCGCTGGCGGGCGCGGGCCGCCTCTGAACGACCAGACGCACGACCGACCGCAGGTAGAAAATTCGCTTCATGCTCAGACCATCCGAATCAGTGGAGTTGTCCAGGGTGTAGGGTTCCGCCCATTTGTGTATCGGATCGCAAACGCTCACGGCATTCGCGGCTGGGTGTTGAATGACGCTGACGGCGTCTGCATTCGCGCCGAAGGAAGCGAGGAGGCGCTGGCCGCATTCAATCACGATCTGACCGTAGCAGCTCCGCCTGCCGCGCGAATCAATTCGGTCGCGATACACTGCACCTCCGCCGCCGGCCACTACGACTTCAGGATCGCGGAAAGCGAGAAGGGGGACAATCCGACAGCGGGGATCTCACCGGATCTGGCTGTTTGCGATGCATGCGTTGCCGAGCTGCTTAACCCCGCTGACCGTCGCGCCGGGTATCCGTATATCAACTGCACGAATTGCGGGCCCCGATTTTCGATAATCCTTTCCCTTCCGTACGACCGGCCCACGACGACAATGGGCGCGTGGACGATGTGCTCCGATTGTGCGGCCGAGTATGCAGACCCGGCGAACCGTCGGTTCCACGCGGAGCCCAACGCGTGTTCGCGCTGCGGGCCCGGGTATTCGTTGCATCAGGACGGAGTTCCGGTGATCGCGGACAGTGAAGCCGCCATCGGTGAGGCCGTCCGGCTGCTGGGTGACGGACGAATCGTTGCCATCAAGGGAATCGGTGGATACCACCTTGCCTGCGACGCAACCAGTTCCATCACGGTCGCTGCGCTCCGTGAGCGGAAGTTTCGCAAGGAGCGACCGTTCGCGGTGATGGTTCGAGACGTCGCCGTGGCCCGCGAAATCATGGAACTTACCGCCGAGGCCGATGCGTTACTGGGATCAACCGCGCGACCGATTGTAGTCGCAAGCAGGCGTGTAGAGCTCGAAGGCGTAGCGCCGGACACCGCCGAGGTCGGTGTGATGCTGCCGTACACGCCGTTGCATCACATGCTTTTCGCTCAAGGCGCACCCGCGATGCTGGTGATGACGAGCGCGAACCGGTCCAGCGAGCCCATTGCGTATCGTGACGAGGCTGCGCTCGACAGTCTGGCCGGAATTGCTGACGCATTCCTTGTCGGTGAGCGGGAAATATCGCGGCGGGTGGATGATTCGGTTGTGCGCGTTGGCGGAATGGGGCCTGTGATACTCCGACGCTCCCGCGGCTATGCTCCGGGCGTAGTCGCGAGGATTCCGCTAGAGCAACCGACGCTGGCGCTGGGCGGCGATCTCAAAAGTACGATAAC is from Gemmatimonadaceae bacterium and encodes:
- a CDS encoding Uxx-star family glutaredoxin-like (seleno)protein: MSEVELFGGSGCQYTAELREQLMWEQREFVEYDVETDVVALRRMIELTGGQRTVPVLVVDGRVEQIGWHGRGCTVSPP
- a CDS encoding SIS domain-containing protein, whose protein sequence is MMTDPVMLAGMIGESLVSRNRLSDEFFRRESDRLALACQEMSARFIRGGRLLAFGNGASATDAQHVSVEFVHPVIVGKRALPALDLSSAFVEWAPAICRPDDIAMGFAPPGDDASVTTTLARLRELGAFTFALSGRDADFQLDSPSADPFIAQEVIEILYHTLWETVHVFFEHNEQGHDVGSAGFLYPFLGKEKQDTVAVLASVAESIRVKAADVARLREQVAAAQSAQIAAATFAISEAVRAGGKLILLGNGGSATDANDLALDCVAPPKGYRPVPAVSLSMEPANISAIANDIGADAIFLRQLIAQAAPSDVVVALSTSGGSSNVFAALEEARKRRMPTVALLGYDGGEIVRRGLADFPVVVTSDYVPRIQEVQASVYHVMRDMLEVLAHE
- the hypF gene encoding carbamoyltransferase HypF, with translation MHSLATVMSRAGGRGPPLNDQTHDRPQVENSLHAQTIRISGVVQGVGFRPFVYRIANAHGIRGWVLNDADGVCIRAEGSEEALAAFNHDLTVAAPPAARINSVAIHCTSAAGHYDFRIAESEKGDNPTAGISPDLAVCDACVAELLNPADRRAGYPYINCTNCGPRFSIILSLPYDRPTTTMGAWTMCSDCAAEYADPANRRFHAEPNACSRCGPGYSLHQDGVPVIADSEAAIGEAVRLLGDGRIVAIKGIGGYHLACDATSSITVAALRERKFRKERPFAVMVRDVAVAREIMELTAEADALLGSTARPIVVASRRVELEGVAPDTAEVGVMLPYTPLHHMLFAQGAPAMLVMTSANRSSEPIAYRDEAALDSLAGIADAFLVGEREISRRVDDSVVRVGGMGPVILRRSRGYAPGVVARIPLEQPTLALGGDLKSTITLVANGDAFVSQHIGDLGHFSAMESFRETVADVTSMYGLDVEALHIVHDMHPEYASTAFALGLRCCSRRAVQHHRAHIASVLAEREAFDERVIGVAFDGTGYGDDGTIWGGEFFAGSIEGGLERIGHLRPARLPGGDAAARFPVQAAAGFLTDLGPEIVGSMSGPPFEFPERFLRATELVQKDVRCFTTTSAGRLFDTVAALLGFTREVTFEGQAAIWLEQLARTAPRAAALPVPFAAGQMDFRPALVAIIDSRRRGYAAADIARAFHHGMARGIGNAVAVLAEEHGASTAVLSGGVFQNDLLLSDVVDDLAERSLGVWTNRIVPPNDGGISLGQAAITLRK